Genomic window (Gadus macrocephalus chromosome 13, ASM3116895v1):
GCCCCCTGTGATGGCCACCTTCTGCAGCTTCCGGTAGCAGAACTTGGCGTAGGTGCTGATGGGAAGACCTGTCGAGATCAGAGAGACAACGTCAGAACCAGGTCACTATACATTCTTAACACACAGCAGGAACCAGCATTCACCCCGTCCCTTTAAAGTACCATGTACCGCTGTGTTTAAAACAACAGATACTGGGTACATAATATAGTGGGTACAGAGCAGGGGGCTGGTGTGTGCAACAGGCCGGGGCCGAGGGTGGGACTCCTCGCACATGTCGACTGTGTGTTTCCGTCCGATGGGGGACAACAGAGCGAGCGGCTCAACTGTCATGCGGATGGAAAGATTTACAGCCACTGAACAAAAGCCCAGGGAGAAGGGAGCTGACCCCGCGCATCCTGTTAGGTTGATTCATCAGAGCCCGGGAGACATGTGAAACAGGCCGGACGGGGGGGGAATCAATGAGGAACCCAGAAGCCGTCTGGGGCCCACGCGCTCCAGTGTAGGCTGGGTCCGTACCAGAGCTGCCTCACTGGAACCATCGGTAGTTATGGTAGCGACAAGCACAGCCTAGCCCATAGAGAGCCTGGGGTGACACAAAAAACTAAGCGGGAGTAGTGAAAGAGCAAAACAGCTGAGAGAAACTCCCTGCATTTCTCTCCCTGCATTTCTCTCCCTgcaaaataataggtttgaacGTTGATACTACTTGCAAGAAGGAAGTCACCCCTGGCCTTTATTGGAAACCCTGGTTCCATCCAAACAGAAGCGTCTGCTTCGTCTCGTGCAAGGTTCCAACAACACCCATGGGGTCGATGCTCCTGTTCCTCTAATCTCTCCTCCAGGTATGAGAACCAGGAGCTTATGGAGAACGAGCGCACCTTCCAGGATGTTCCCCGGAATGAAAGCCACCGGATTTATGGCAAACGGGTGACTCGTACGTAGACCGGCCGCTGTCGTTAATCTCAAGCGAGTTTGACTATACTTATGTCTAATTCACAGCGATCCTACCAACAGTGCCCCACCTTGATCTTGGGAGGAAAAGGCAGAGATTGTTTTCCCAGAGTTCCCAACTCCTAGGTTGTTTAATTTTCAGAAAAACAGGGAGAGGGAACGTTGCATGGTTTCCCTCTCCCTGTTTTTCTGATACCGCAGCGGTATCGTAGCGATCGCAGTGCCACGTATATTTACATGTTGTTTCTCGTGCCTTGAAACCACAACATGGCAGCCCTGGTTATTGGCCCCTTGAGATTTGCCCCGGTGGACAAAGAATGTCACGGCCGCATTCCACTTTCATGCTAAAAGGCTCAGGGTAGCAATGCTAAGGGCAGGGTCTTCAACGGGATGTTGGGTAGACTACTCACCCCCCCTCTGACCGACACTACAAGTCTTTGTCTCAGTTATTGTTTATGCGTCTCGGCAGCAAAGGCCTGTCTTAGCTCGTCTGTGGCAGCGTTGGCTGAGAACAACTCTCCCCAGACTAAGGCCCCAAAACCCCCCAGAGGAATCCCGTTTCCAAGCCCACGCCAAAGAGCCCATGCTAGGCAGGGCCTCAAGCTCCCACTCACGTCTCCCTCAGACACAACACAGCTCAGTCCCGGATCCACCATCCATCAAGTGGCGACAGTCGCTCTCATTATACTGTTTGTGTGGATGGTGAGGCGAGGTGTTTTGTTCTCCTGTGGTTGACCTTCACTGAGGGCAATGATAGCCGCACtacactgagacacacaataagatcctctctctctgtgaccaaaaaaagaaaaacaataaaaagtGACTTGGTGTGTGAGTCAGATGTTAAGAGTGGGCATATCTTTAGCGCTCTTAGTCACAGTAGCACGTTGGCAGAACCCCCGTGGTCTCTGAGTCACGGAAGTGAAACGGAGACCACGGATGTagtggtttgtgtttttttacatagtGAAACCGTTGGGTTGCTCATGTGCGAGAGGGGCCGTGTGGTCCACTCCAATGAGCTCACGGGCGGGTGAGCAAGCACGCTTTTAAAATGGATGAATGACACGCAACGTGGGGTTGGAaatgaggaagaagaaaaatattTAAGGATCCACAACTTGATTCACAGTACAATGTCTACACTCAACCCTCTGAAAATTGCTATGCTAAATATCTTTAGATTTCTTATACATATCCCCCGCTATGATGTCTGTGGAAGCCATCCGTCACGGCTTCGAGGGAAGAGAGCACATCAGCGATTACGGAGTGTCTGACGAATGGCCAACTGGAGAAAAAACTTTCCATCCACACCACAAATGGCCACTCAAGAGAGAGCAATATGTTAAATCTGTAAATGATTCTCAACAGACTccagggtgcgtgtgtgtgtgcttgaggagAACGAGTTATATCACTGGGATCCCACCCTCATTcatatccctctctctacccaTTTTGGGGCTCTGTCAAACAGATCATCTTGAGCTAATGGGAAACGCTGCACAACTGACACTCTGATGGAAACATCTTGGCTAATAGACCCGGGGTGTGAGAAGGGTAGGGTCTGGGAATGAGATTTTATGCAGAAGAACAAGTAGAGCCGGCTCaccctcttcatcctctgaGTTTTGTTTGCGCTTCTTCCTGGACTTTGAGTTCTTCTTAAGCTTCAGCTCCTGCTGTTCCAAGATGAACTGAGTCACTGTGGCAAAGACGAAGCAACGCAGGTCAGAAGTGCAGAAAACCAATCACAGCTTCAGCCTCGGCACAAACAATGACTATGTTTTCAGTTTTTGCCTCGAGTTAGAGTTCCCCTTTTAAATTGGAAACGGAGGGAAAAGATGTGGAAACGCACACCAATCAGTGGACTTTCATAGCAGGAGGAGAAAACATGACACTTTAAGCACACCaagcggggaggagggggaaggcggggaagagaaaagagagaaaggtgACCCACCATGTTGCTCAGTCTGAGACTCACATTTCTTGTCGCTGCTGGGCTCCGTGTGTCTCTGGATGTAGCCCTCCAGGTAGCAGCGGAACTTGGGCGAAGGGGCGAAGAAGGCCAGGCTGACCGCCATCAGCTCCCAGCCGGCCGCCAGGCTGCGGGGGCTGGTGTTGCCCGTGGTCTGGCGCACCAGCTGCACGTACAGCTCGTCCCGCAGGCCGGGCAGGTCCCAGCACTTGGTGACGATCAGCAGGGCGCAGTGGCGTCGGCCCAGCCGAGAGGGCCGGTCGCCCATGTACGCCTGCACCAGCTTGAACATCTCGCAGGCCTCCTTGCGCACCGCCCGGTTGCTGGTGACCAGCATGGGCTTCTTGATGGAGCCGCGGTTCCAGGAGAGCATGTTGGCGATGGAGACGCGGCGGCGGAAAAGGCCCTGCGTGTGCATGTTGAGGTGCTTGCTGGCCCAGTCCTCCATGCCCATGTCGGGGGGCGGCGGCTGGTGCAGGGAGGCGTAGGACAGCGTGTAGGTGGAGCCTCCGGGCCGGCCCTCACCCCCGTCGCCCGCCTCGCGGTTGTCGTGGGGGGGCGGCCGGTGGGGGCCCAGGGATGCGGTGCGGCCGTCCACCATGCCTTTCTTCCTGCTTTCCAGCTGACCCTGCAGCTCCAAGGTGCCCgtctgtgatggggggggggggggatacacacAGAAGTGGTCAGTGAGAgggaataaatataaagagaggtaagaaccagagaggaggaggtgaggacatgaggggagggggtgtcCAGCAGAGCACAGGGTGGTACTGCGTGTACATTCCACCGAATGTCTTGCACTCCATCCTTTCTCGAATGCACTTCTCTTCAATGGTGAGTCGGAAGCACTGATACTTTTGTGTGGTGACATGCGTAGCCCATAGGGAACCTGTTGTCCCCACAAAAAGCACAAGGTGAGAAGTGAAAGAGAAACATTGCAGACAGAAACCCCCTGCtgagaaatacaaaaacaggAAGGACTGATTTATGGGTTTTCAACGTCTAAGAAGGAAGTCAACCCTGGCCTTTATTGGAAACCCTGGTTCAAACCAAACGGTGGCGTCTGCTTCTTCTCGTGCAAGGTTCCAACAACACCCATGGGGTCGATGCTCCTGGTTCTCTAATCTCTCCTCCCAGAACCAGGGGCAGATGGTGAACGATCGCGGACCTTCCATAATGTTCCCCGGAATGAAAGCCACTGGATTTATGGCAAACAGGTGACTCGTAGGTAGACCGGCTGCTGTCGTTAATCTCAAGCGAGTTTGACTATACTTATGTCTAATTCACAGCGATCCTACCAACAGTCTGCTCCCCTTGATCTTGGGAGGAGAAGGCAGGCAGTGATTGTTTCCCCAGAGTTCCCAACTCCTTGGTTGTTGCAGGAGCAATTAGTAACTGGTTTTATTGCACAACAATTAGAGACATCTGATGTCTACGCAGACCCTTTGGTCTTTGCTGCAGTTGAGTGGATATGtgatggaggagatggggatcTACCATTCTACACCCCTATCACCCTAATGAGAATCCCCAACCCCCCCGCCAACTTctaaacccccacccccccttaacCATGCCACTTCTCTATCTGTGATTCCTATCTCAGGTTTGAGACCTCGTGGAGCCCCTTAAGGCCTCTCAGACATGCTGTGTAAAAACAGCCAGGAACGACACGAGACCGGGTGCCAGACCCAGAGCTCAAGCTTACCAGGCACAACATAAAACACGTTGAGGTATCTTTTCAATGGAGGCGGTGATGTAATGCAGGGCCCAGAGCGTGCCAGACAAGCTGGACTTTAGATTTAGTGTTTCTCCGTCAAACGGAGCAGGTCCCTGTGGTTTGCTCCGTGTCTAGGTTGCTCTGCTTTTGGCCGGTATCACTCGCTCGTGTGTGGAGCTCATCGTCTGAACATGAGCAGCATGGGGTCACTTGCCAATAATGAATTGCAACCAGGGGCACGTTCGAATGGCCAGTGCTGTACTCAACGGATGAGGACATTGCATATTCTCTTCCAAATTCCCACGTAATGTACAGATGCACCAGAATAAAGTGGGGATTTGGTAATGAAAAGAAATCCTACCGAGAagaatcacacacaagcacctaactcattttttgtttgttgtctgGATTACCTAATTAAAAGAGTTCCATTTGCAATCCATCCTCCATTTTACAGGAGGAAGAAAATGTGATGCATAGAATCATGAAATGTCACATGGTCTTGCACACCAAGCTATAATCCCGGTTGccgtttggtgtgtgtgtgtgtgtgtgtgtgtgtgtgtgtgtgtgtgtgtgtgtgtgtgtgtgtgtgtgtgtgtgtgtgtgtgtgtgtgtgtgtgtgtgtgtctatgataCAACAGGCTTGGAAAACATTCCAAGGCAGACTTAGgggagttggtggtggtggttggcgGGGGTTTCTCAGTATTCTTGGACGCTGTATGAACCACTATGGTCGCAGTGCTACCAGTAACCCTCATTAACAgccttccccctccccttccacaATGTTCTGACAGAACCGGACCATATGGGTCGCAGCGGCCCTCCTTCCTGACCAGGGGATGCCATGTCCTGCATCTCCACTGGCTACTATGGGCCCCTAATGTCCGGCTCCACGGCTGGCATCCGAACATGGGATACATGCAGAGCTGGGCAGATGgaggtttgggaggaagggggcgGAGATGGTGGCGAGGGTACAGGAGGATACCAGCCCCTACGATAGGCCTGCATCCATCTCTTAAGAGGGTTTCAGAATGCTACAGCCTCCTAGGAGACGTAAAAGACAAAGGGAGCTGTGGTCCTTCGGCCATATGGTTTCCATCCATGGCCCCTAAAAGAAACGCTCCCTCTATGGTCGTGGTGGAGAAGCACATAAGGCCAAAAGCCATTATGCAGCGAGGCCCGGGTATGATTCAGCTGGAGGGGCTTTGGGAGATTAGAAGTGGCGGAACGTGGAAATCTCCTTCCCTTATGTAACTGTCTGGAGGAAAGAGAATAGCTCCATGAATCCAGATCATGTGCACCTGAAGTAATAAGGCCAGATCATCCTGAGTTCCTTTCCACACGCGTGTGATTccgtgtgcatgcacgtgtccACATGTGTGATAAATAACAGTTAAGTTATTCCGATGATGAAATACCCTTATCCGAGACATTAAATCAAATCGTTCCTTATTCTACTGCAGGGCTTTCTGTACACTCAAACAATTTGAATTTTCAGGTCCCTGGGCAGCATAAAGTGGCCAGAGGAAGGGAAAGTGGAATATTCCTACATCACGTCAGGcttgttttgctttgtttctGGGGACAAACCCTGAAACGCAGTGAAAGCAAATCCTTCACTAATCTTAGAGTGAATAAAGCACTGAACAGGCACAGGGAAATTCCAGCAATTCTAGCCCAAATAAACTGAGGGCAAACAAACTGTGTGTGGTAAACCGACTATTGAGCTCTTCATTAAAATTCAAGGGTTTAAACTTTAAAGAAATCAAACAGCAAATTTACTTTCTCTAttaccacaaacacaccaagtgacacaaacacacaccataacaTTAGCAACCTTAACAAATATACACgattaacacaacacacacacacacacacaccacaacacacacacacacacaccatttcacatcacacacacaagacgtGGAGTCACCTGTGAGGCAGGTCCTGGGGTCTCCGGTGAAGACAGGCTGGCCTGGCTGGTGATGCTCTTCTCCAGGGTGTCCACCTTCTCGTAGGTCCTCTTCTGCCTGCCTGGCAGCTCCAGGGGGCTCAGAGCCGGGTTGCTCTGGTGACCCGCCCTGCTCTTCGACCGGGCGAGCGCGGCTCCGGTCAGGTCCTCCCTGGAGGAGCCCCTGCCCGCCGACGCGCTCCCTCCCGCTGCGCCACCTCCGCCGTACCAGCGCGCCCCCCCGTCCACCGGGGACAGGGTccggggaaccaccacccccactctctccccgaGCTCCGGGTCCAGCCCGGCCCGCACCTCCCTCATGGTGTTGGAGCGGCTCACCACCTCCCTCATCTCCGCCATCAGACGCTCGTTGAGCGCCGACAGCTCCCCGCTGCTGCCCACCGAGCCGGGCCGGCCGCCCGTCCCCgcggcccccgccgcccccgtcctcctccGGCTCTTCCTCCTCAGGCTGGGCGAGGGGCCCGTGGAGTAGCCCGAGTCCTGGTAGAGGGGGGGCGGCTGCGGGGTGGACGGGGGGAAGTCCTGGGACGCCTGGCTGCTCTGTCGGCTGTGGCGGGCCTCCATGGCGCGCTGCACGGTGGCCTCCAGGGCCCGCCAGCTCTGCTTCTTCTCCAGGGTGTTGGGCCCCGGGGTCCCCGGCTCCCTGTCCCTGGAGGGGCCCCTCGGGGCCTGGTGGGGATGGGGCCCGGCCGGGTGCTGGGACGGCGGAGGGTCGGGTCTGGAGGTCGGGGACGGGGAGCGAGTAGAGCCAGGGGAGACCTGGGACAGGGTCCCCTGTTTGGGGTCCACGTTGACCATGTGCTTGATACACTCCAGGCCGGCTGGGCTGTAGTCCGACTCAGAGGGGTTCCTCTTGTGCCTGGCACCCATGTGAGGGGGGCCCGGGTGCTGGAGGAGCCGCGTCTTCTGGagactgtgtgtgggtgtcaggCGGGGCAGGCTGGGGTTGTTGTGGAGGTgagccccctccacctccatgtcCATGGGCGGCTCGTCGTAGATGGGGCATTCGGTCACGGGGTCGTCGTAGAGGGGGGCGGTGGAGCCgtaggggggggaggcggggcgcGGCGTGCTGCTCTGGGACCTGAGCAGCAGGGGGCTGGGGTGCCCGCCCTCAGTCATCACCAGGCAGAAGCTACCGTTGCTGCCTTTCCTCAGGTGGTGGGCCTGGCGGGGGTCCGACGTCATCTTGCCCGAGGGCGTGGTCTTGTACCCCTGGGCGGTGCCCAGGTGTCCTCCTGGAGACTTGCTGCCGGCGGGGTGAAGTGTGAAGGCGCTGGCCTTGCTGATGTGTGTGCTGGGCTGGGCGTTCGGTTGCACTGAGGGACTGGCCTGGCTCCTGCTCATACTGTTGACCTTCACCAACATGGCCGCCTTAGAGCCTGGTGGGGGCTGCCATCTTTGAGGAGTGTCCCTAAATAGAGAGAAAAGACAAGAACACACATTTTAGACGGGAGGAGTTACGGCGTAGCTCACAtccaaggcaaaaaaaaaagcaagcaTTCAAGTGTAAACAAGCTAATCTCTACCATCTTTTTATTACACACTGGCTGGCCTGGCCAGCCCGCGGAAAAACAATCCACAAATTCTCCTCCTAACAGTTTAGTGACCCTCAAAAACCTCTGGTCTCTTTTTAGTGCAGCAGAGCATCAATAGCCGTGTGTAGCCCACAAAACAATAACTCCAATGTGTGCTGTGCAAACCAGAGGCTAAAAACAACTGCTACGTAATGGACTGCAGCACAGCTGTCTACAATCCATCCAGAATGTAGCCTCTGGTGCCTCTGGCAGAAGGAGGCTGGCATATTCTTTTCTAGCTTTCTCATGCCTCCGGGAAAAAAAGGGAAGATTCTGCTGCATTCCTCCATACGTTCCAGACAGAAACATAACTTCCAGCTCTTATGGCCTCTAAGTCTGTTGTCTGTAAGAGTTAATGAGTAATGAGGGCTGCGTCTCCAGGCACGCTAGAAGGAGGATTTGCGTTGCGATCGCTAAAGGGTTGCAGTAGTCCTACCGCACCGTGGTAAACCTTTCTCTGATTGGGGAGTTAAAGGTTAATTCCTCTTCTCAGGGCATTAATGGATGAGCTAAAGTCCCAGGCTCGGAGGTACAGTGTTGTAATCCAGGTCATCGACGAAAACAATCTGTTTAGTAAACTGCACAGTCACCGGCCCTGTCTCTCAGGCCCTGATCCCAAGCCATGCCCACGCACGCCATCATAAATCAAAAACGGCACACCATGGCATTTTGACCGTACTGCCGTAGGCCATCATCTGGTCTACTAATGATGACTCATTTGCTCAAATAACTGTCCTCCTtaagcaggcacacacacacaaagacacatacttCAAGCATActttctcacaaacacacattcatacacacacacacaaaaatacgcacacacacacaaacacactcacacacacccaatacACTAATCGCCTAAAACCAAGGATGTCCTaaagcaggaacacacacagtcagactcacacacatacacactctctcacacacacgcccacaaacACAGCTTGCCTGACAGCAGTCGTGACGCAGTACAGACTGTGCGCCAGGT
Coding sequences:
- the arhgap46a gene encoding rho GTPase-activating protein 39 isoform X1; this encodes MAGASSDWVEILEPRSRERMYVNLASGECGWEPPLGAPVRQADGNQWWELFDPQSGRFYYYNSVGRRTVWHRPQGGDIVPLSQLQAMKRSKEAKRAGALPPDRQQPPQHGSLGSTGSQEHRAPLGEQPRDGPPPRAPESPSEREEPDAELPAVAAAAAESRSQGDGSSSTEYSADGKDLLRDTPQRWQPPPGSKAAMLVKVNSMSRSQASPSVQPNAQPSTHISKASAFTLHPAGSKSPGGHLGTAQGYKTTPSGKMTSDPRQAHHLRKGSNGSFCLVMTEGGHPSPLLLRSQSSTPRPASPPYGSTAPLYDDPVTECPIYDEPPMDMEVEGAHLHNNPSLPRLTPTHSLQKTRLLQHPGPPHMGARHKRNPSESDYSPAGLECIKHMVNVDPKQGTLSQVSPGSTRSPSPTSRPDPPPSQHPAGPHPHQAPRGPSRDREPGTPGPNTLEKKQSWRALEATVQRAMEARHSRQSSQASQDFPPSTPQPPPLYQDSGYSTGPSPSLRRKSRRRTGAAGAAGTGGRPGSVGSSGELSALNERLMAEMREVVSRSNTMREVRAGLDPELGERVGVVVPRTLSPVDGGARWYGGGGAAGGSASAGRGSSREDLTGAALARSKSRAGHQSNPALSPLELPGRQKRTYEKVDTLEKSITSQASLSSPETPGPASQTGTLELQGQLESRKKGMVDGRTASLGPHRPPPHDNREAGDGGEGRPGGSTYTLSYASLHQPPPPDMGMEDWASKHLNMHTQGLFRRRVSIANMLSWNRGSIKKPMLVTSNRAVRKEACEMFKLVQAYMGDRPSRLGRRHCALLIVTKCWDLPGLRDELYVQLVRQTTGNTSPRSLAAGWELMAVSLAFFAPSPKFRCYLEGYIQRHTEPSSDKKCESQTEQHVTQFILEQQELKLKKNSKSRKKRKQNSEDEEGLPISTYAKFCYRKLQKVAITGGKKGLRKPTLEEIDHSRRAIVTPSLFGSSLEEVMERQSELFPDRKLPWVQVQLSQYVLALGGAQTEGIFRVPGDIDEVNALKLQVDQWRIPENLSDPNVPSSLMKLWYRELEEPLIPMNFYKQCVSNYDDPMAAIDVVQSLPELNRLVLCYFIHFLQVFAQPANVSVTKMDVNNLAMVMAPNCLRCQSDDPRIIFENTRKEMSFLRMLIVHLDTSFIEGVV
- the arhgap46a gene encoding rho GTPase-activating protein 39 isoform X2, which encodes MAGASSDWVEILEPRSRERMYVNLASGECGWEPPLGAPVRQADGNQWWELFDPQSGRFYYYNSVGRRTVWHRPQGGDIVPLSQLQAMKRSKEAKRAGALPPDRQQPPQHGSLGSTGSQEHRAPLGEQPRDGPPPRAPESPSEREEPDAELPAVAAAAAESRSQGDGSSSTEYSADGKDLLRDTPQRWQPPPGSKAAMLVKVNSMSRSQASPSVQPNAQPSTHISKASAFTLHPAGSKSPGGHLGTAQGYKTTPSGKMTSDPRQAHHLRKGSNGSFCLVMTEGGHPSPLLLRSQSSTPRPASPPYGSTAPLYDDPVTECPIYDEPPMDMEVEGAHLHNNPSLPRLTPTHSLQKTRLLQHPGPPHMGARHKRNPSESDYSPAGLECIKHMVNVDPKQGTLSQVSPGSTRSPSPTSRPDPPPSQHPAGPHPHQAPRGPSRDREPGTPGPNTLEKKQSWRALEATVQRAMEARHSRQSSQASQDFPPSTPQPPPLYQDSGYSTGPSPSLRRKSRRRTGAAGAAGTGGRPGSVGSSGELSALNERLMAEMREVVSRSNTMREVRAGLDPELGERVGVVVPRTLSPVDGGARWYGGGGAAGGSASAGRGSSREDLTGAALARSKSRAGHQSNPALSPLELPGRQKRTYEKVDTLEKSITSQASLSSPETPGPASQTGTLELQGQLESRKKGMVDGRTASLGPHRPPPHDNREAGDGGEGRPGGSTYTLSYASLHQPPPPDMGMEDWASKHLNMHTQGLFRRRVSIANMLSWNRGSIKKPMLVTSNRAVRKEACEMFKLVQAYMGDRPSRLGRRHCALLIVTKCWDLPGLRDELYVQLVRQTTGNTSPRSLAAGWELMAVSLAFFAPSPKFRCYLEGYIQRHTEPSSDKKLTQFILEQQELKLKKNSKSRKKRKQNSEDEEGLPISTYAKFCYRKLQKVAITGGKKGLRKPTLEEIDHSRRAIVTPSLFGSSLEEVMERQSELFPDRKLPWVQVQLSQYVLALGGAQTEGIFRVPGDIDEVNALKLQVDQWRIPENLSDPNVPSSLMKLWYRELEEPLIPMNFYKQCVSNYDDPMAAIDVVQSLPELNRLVLCYFIHFLQVFAQPANVSVTKMDVNNLAMVMAPNCLRCQSDDPRIIFENTRKEMSFLRMLIVHLDTSFIEGVV